One window of the Thermoanaerobaculia bacterium genome contains the following:
- a CDS encoding 3-methyl-2-oxobutanoate dehydrogenase subunit VorB, producing the protein MAKKLLKGAEAIGEAAIMAGCRLFFGYPITPQNEIPEYMSLRLPQVGGTFVQAESEVAASNMLYGAAGSGVRVFTSSSSPGISLMMEGLSYIAGAELPCVIVNIMRAGPGLGGILPAQGDYFQATKGGGHGDYRCIVLAPWSVQEAADLIQDAFDLADYYRNPVLVVGDALIGQMMEPVEFKEGRKPCKPLKPKDWATTGNVGRKPNIINSLILDPEALEQHNRNLKAKYDRIEKDEIRFSTQYADGPYDVLLVAYGTPARVCLTAVEELRERGIKTALFRPVTLYPFPYDDLRKIARKAKAVLTVELSTGQMVEDVKYAVKDDLPVHFYGRQGGILVTPDEVIHEIETILKPVKAKKGRKA; encoded by the coding sequence ATGGCCAAAAAACTGTTAAAGGGTGCGGAGGCAATCGGCGAAGCTGCCATCATGGCGGGTTGCAGACTCTTCTTCGGCTATCCGATCACCCCGCAAAACGAGATCCCGGAATACATGTCCCTCCGTCTGCCCCAGGTCGGGGGCACCTTTGTGCAGGCGGAAAGTGAAGTTGCCGCGTCGAACATGCTCTATGGTGCAGCCGGATCGGGGGTTCGTGTTTTCACCTCGTCCTCGTCCCCCGGGATTTCCCTGATGATGGAAGGGTTATCCTACATCGCGGGCGCAGAGCTTCCGTGCGTCATTGTGAACATCATGCGCGCAGGTCCGGGTCTGGGTGGAATTCTTCCCGCGCAGGGTGATTATTTTCAGGCTACCAAGGGGGGAGGCCACGGAGACTATCGATGCATCGTGCTGGCTCCATGGTCCGTCCAGGAGGCCGCGGATCTGATCCAGGACGCATTTGATCTTGCCGATTATTACAGGAATCCCGTTCTGGTTGTAGGCGATGCCCTCATCGGGCAGATGATGGAACCCGTCGAATTTAAGGAGGGGCGTAAACCCTGTAAACCTTTGAAACCCAAGGATTGGGCCACGACAGGAAATGTCGGACGCAAGCCCAATATCATCAATTCCCTGATTCTCGATCCGGAGGCACTCGAGCAGCACAATCGGAACCTCAAGGCCAAGTACGACAGGATCGAAAAAGATGAAATCCGATTCAGCACCCAGTATGCTGACGGGCCCTATGATGTCCTGCTGGTTGCCTACGGCACACCGGCCCGCGTCTGCCTGACCGCTGTCGAAGAACTCCGGGAACGGGGAATCAAGACTGCCCTCTTCCGCCCTGTGACGCTCTACCCGTTTCCTTACGACGATCTTCGAAAAATTGCCAGGAAGGCCAAAGCCGTTCTTACCGTGGAATTGTCCACGGGGCAGATGGTGGAGGATGTAAAGTACGCCGTGAAGGATGACCTTCCTGTCCATTTTTACGGGCGCCAGGGGGGTATTCTTGTCACTCCGGACGAGGTCATCCATGAAATCGAAACCATTCTGAAACCGGTGAAAGCCAAGAAGGGGAGGAAGGCATGA
- a CDS encoding 4Fe-4S dicluster domain-containing protein — protein sequence MKLYTVTVDKCIACGKCELACGFAHGKDGKAGQTRINIIRRGVEAGTPIVCFQCVDAACVKSCNSNALIRNEATGAIDVDYSKCKNCKSCVAACPFGNMKWDDDFRIVHKCDLCGGDPQCVPFCPTGALEYVTIPSESKSA from the coding sequence ATGAAACTCTATACCGTTACCGTTGATAAATGCATCGCATGCGGCAAGTGTGAACTGGCCTGCGGTTTTGCCCATGGAAAGGATGGAAAAGCGGGGCAGACCCGTATCAACATCATCCGTCGCGGTGTTGAAGCCGGTACGCCGATCGTATGTTTTCAGTGCGTCGATGCCGCCTGTGTGAAATCGTGTAACTCCAACGCTCTGATTCGTAATGAAGCCACGGGAGCAATTGATGTGGATTACAGCAAGTGTAAGAACTGTAAATCCTGTGTCGCCGCATGTCCCTTCGGGAACATGAAATGGGACGACGATTTCAGAATTGTCCACAAATGCGATCTTTGCGGCGGAGATCCACAGTGCGTCCCCTTCTGTCCCACTGGAGCTCTTGAGTACGTTACGATTCCCTCGGAATCCAAGAGCGCCTGA
- a CDS encoding cupin domain-containing protein encodes MNVSRLLELLNLEPLPGEGGFYRETYRSASTWISDGKPRRPLSTAIYFLLTPGTPSRIHRLPFDEVYHFYLGDPVELLLLGPGESEIMLLGNDLFEGMQPQICVPANTWQGSRVREGGTFALLGTTMAPGFHFQDLVLGERDDLLQKYPDRSELIQALTCEGKKP; translated from the coding sequence ATGAATGTTTCCAGACTTCTCGAGCTTTTGAACCTTGAGCCTCTTCCCGGTGAAGGGGGCTTTTACCGGGAAACCTATCGTTCTGCGAGCACATGGATTTCGGATGGGAAACCCCGCAGACCCCTTTCGACAGCGATCTATTTCCTCCTGACTCCCGGGACCCCGTCCCGAATCCACCGACTTCCCTTTGACGAGGTCTATCACTTTTATCTTGGGGATCCCGTCGAGCTGCTCCTCCTGGGACCCGGGGAATCTGAAATCATGCTTCTGGGAAACGATCTATTCGAAGGCATGCAGCCGCAGATCTGTGTCCCTGCAAACACCTGGCAGGGCTCCAGAGTCCGCGAAGGGGGGACATTCGCTCTTCTGGGCACAACCATGGCTCCCGGATTTCACTTTCAGGACCTGGTTCTCGGTGAAAGAGATGATCTTCTCCAGAAATACCCCGATCGTTCCGAACTCATCCAGGCTCTCACCTGCGAAGGAAAGAAACCTTGA
- a CDS encoding thiamine pyrophosphate-dependent enzyme, translating into MNTHTIFERPESLMPVITHYCPGCTHGTIHRLVAEVMDELGVRERTVGVAPVGCSVLAYDYFNCDFHEASHGRAPAVATGIKRGHPELIVFTYQGDGDLASIGMAEIVHAANRGEKFTTIFVNNAIYGMTGGQMAPTTMPGQVATTCPLGRDVNLAGYPIRVAELLSSLRTPAFIARTSVHNAMETVKAKAMIKKAFEYQVKGTCFSMVEVLSTCPTNWGISPTESLNWLEANMLPYYKLGIYKTPEEG; encoded by the coding sequence ATGAACACTCACACCATTTTTGAGCGTCCCGAATCCCTCATGCCTGTGATCACCCATTACTGTCCCGGGTGCACGCATGGAACGATCCATCGGCTCGTGGCTGAGGTCATGGATGAGCTGGGAGTCCGGGAGCGTACCGTTGGAGTGGCTCCCGTGGGCTGCTCCGTTCTGGCCTATGATTATTTCAACTGTGACTTTCACGAAGCATCCCACGGCAGGGCGCCTGCGGTTGCCACAGGAATCAAACGAGGACACCCCGAACTGATTGTCTTTACCTACCAGGGAGATGGAGATCTTGCTTCCATCGGAATGGCAGAGATTGTCCACGCAGCAAACCGCGGAGAAAAGTTCACGACCATCTTTGTCAATAATGCGATTTACGGTATGACGGGCGGACAGATGGCGCCCACTACCATGCCCGGACAGGTGGCGACGACATGTCCTCTGGGAAGGGATGTAAATCTGGCCGGATATCCCATTCGAGTGGCTGAACTGCTCTCTTCGTTGCGAACCCCTGCCTTTATTGCTCGAACCTCTGTTCATAATGCAATGGAAACGGTGAAGGCAAAAGCCATGATTAAAAAGGCCTTCGAATATCAGGTGAAGGGAACATGTTTTTCGATGGTCGAGGTTCTCTCGACCTGCCCGACCAACTGGGGAATTTCTCCAACCGAGTCCCTGAACTGGCTGGAGGCCAATATGCTCCCGTACTACAAACTGGGCATCTACAAGACTCCGGAGGAGGGCTGA
- a CDS encoding 2-oxoacid:acceptor oxidoreductase family protein, which produces MQTDIIMAGFGGQGILLIGKMLAYAGMQEGKEVSWLPSYGPEMRGGTCNCTVVVSDHPVGSPVVRSPKVVIAMNRPSLDKFEPMIRKDGLLLINSSLIDRKAERKDLDVLYIPANQIAIECGSPKAANMVALGALAGKTDMVTIESLKATIDETFAGKDKIIQLNYKALDRGYALGKGGKA; this is translated from the coding sequence ATGCAGACCGATATTATTATGGCCGGTTTTGGAGGTCAGGGAATCCTTTTAATCGGAAAGATGCTTGCGTATGCCGGCATGCAGGAAGGGAAGGAAGTCTCATGGCTTCCATCCTACGGTCCCGAGATGAGGGGAGGAACCTGCAATTGCACGGTAGTTGTATCCGACCATCCGGTTGGATCACCGGTAGTGCGCTCCCCAAAAGTGGTGATCGCCATGAACCGTCCGTCACTGGATAAATTTGAGCCCATGATCCGAAAAGACGGGCTTCTCCTGATCAACTCGTCCCTGATTGACCGGAAGGCTGAACGCAAAGACCTTGATGTCCTCTACATCCCTGCCAACCAGATTGCCATCGAATGCGGAAGCCCCAAGGCGGCCAATATGGTCGCTCTGGGTGCCCTTGCAGGGAAAACGGACATGGTGACCATCGAGAGCCTCAAGGCCACAATCGATGAAACCTTTGCAGGAAAAGATAAGATCATCCAGTTGAACTACAAAGCCCTCGATCGAGGTTATGCGCTGGGAAAAGGAGGGAAAGCATGA
- a CDS encoding 4Fe-4S dicluster domain-containing protein: MWSLNRKEEAGMPKVTIDPNRCKGCELCVKACPEQILAMGKELNVKGYFYAKVVEQPRCIGCRICGIVCPDAAIEVAVLGTTYKYFPY, translated from the coding sequence CTGTGGTCGCTTAATAGAAAGGAGGAAGCCGGCATGCCGAAAGTCACCATCGATCCAAACCGGTGCAAGGGGTGCGAGCTCTGTGTGAAGGCCTGCCCCGAACAGATTCTGGCCATGGGCAAGGAATTGAATGTCAAGGGGTACTTTTACGCAAAGGTTGTCGAACAGCCGCGATGCATCGGATGCAGGATCTGCGGCATTGTCTGTCCCGACGCTGCGATTGAGGTCGCCGTGCTGGGGACAACCTACAAGTACTTTCCGTACTGA
- a CDS encoding acyloxyacyl hydrolase, which translates to MRLVLVLILMAAPLQALDFSSRDSFFQVTLSRGWTSLWFTGDIDEPSRVMEFSAGRGWKLSPFWDLYFTFDGHSFDIEGYGDSYSIGFASRIRYRNRRFFAEFGIGPMVNNIPVTWFEYPFKWTPQMRLGLTIVKNKDMEILAHYGLAHYSHSLISRASNKGYDTHRVGVSVVIPLPDPGALSFDRSDR; encoded by the coding sequence ATGCGTCTGGTTCTTGTTCTGATTCTGATGGCCGCACCTCTGCAAGCACTGGATTTCTCTTCCAGGGATTCGTTTTTTCAGGTTACCCTCAGCCGGGGCTGGACGTCCCTATGGTTTACGGGAGATATTGACGAACCCTCCCGGGTCATGGAGTTCAGCGCGGGTCGGGGTTGGAAACTCAGTCCATTCTGGGACCTGTACTTCACATTCGACGGCCATTCCTTCGATATTGAAGGATACGGGGATTCATATTCCATTGGATTCGCTTCACGAATCCGATATCGTAACAGGCGTTTTTTTGCCGAATTCGGAATCGGTCCCATGGTGAACAATATCCCGGTTACTTGGTTTGAATATCCCTTTAAATGGACACCCCAGATGCGGCTGGGACTGACGATCGTAAAAAATAAGGATATGGAAATCCTGGCTCACTACGGACTGGCCCATTACAGTCACAGCCTGATCAGCCGTGCCAGCAACAAGGGGTACGATACCCATCGGGTGGGTGTCAGCGTTGTGATCCCCCTGCCTGATCCGGGGGCCCTTTCTTTCGATCGGTCAGACCGATGA
- the xerD gene encoding site-specific tyrosine recombinase XerD, producing MNWDEAIAIFQDHLGLERGLSKNTVESYIRDLGKLRKWGERARVTPSGIDETGVREFFRSARQDHLAPRSLARLLSSMRSFFRFLVVMDHRADDPTDTVESPKLWKVLPKFLTPEEVENLLSAPKIGTMKGIRDRAMLEVLYATGMRVSELTGLHLDMVILDPGLVRVMGKGGKERIIPLGTQAIQWLGRYLEEARPRLNRRLRGEVFLSNRGTPLTRQAFWKLIKGYARQAGLTKPLSPHVIRHSFATHLLENGADLRSLQMLLGHADISTTQIYTHITQERLKRIYLQHHPRA from the coding sequence ATGAACTGGGACGAAGCGATCGCGATCTTTCAGGACCACCTCGGGCTGGAGCGGGGGCTTAGTAAAAATACGGTAGAAAGTTACATTCGTGACCTGGGCAAACTCAGGAAATGGGGGGAACGAGCCAGGGTCACCCCGTCCGGGATTGATGAAACCGGAGTGAGGGAGTTTTTTCGATCTGCACGCCAGGATCATCTTGCCCCCAGGAGCCTGGCCCGCCTGCTTTCCAGCATGAGATCGTTCTTCCGTTTTCTTGTTGTCATGGATCATCGTGCCGACGATCCCACAGATACCGTGGAATCTCCCAAACTTTGGAAGGTATTGCCTAAATTTCTTACGCCTGAAGAGGTGGAAAACCTTCTCTCGGCTCCAAAAATCGGCACAATGAAGGGGATTCGTGACCGGGCCATGCTTGAGGTTCTCTATGCCACGGGAATGAGGGTTTCCGAGCTCACCGGGCTTCATCTGGATATGGTCATACTGGATCCGGGACTGGTTCGAGTCATGGGAAAGGGAGGGAAGGAAAGGATCATTCCCCTTGGAACCCAGGCGATACAATGGCTGGGTCGATACCTGGAAGAGGCCCGCCCCCGTCTCAACCGCCGGCTGAGGGGAGAGGTCTTTCTGAGTAATCGAGGGACCCCGCTCACCCGGCAGGCATTCTGGAAGCTGATCAAGGGTTATGCACGCCAGGCCGGCCTGACGAAACCACTCTCACCCCATGTAATCCGCCATTCCTTTGCCACCCACCTGCTGGAGAACGGTGCGGACCTGCGTTCTCTCCAGATGCTGCTGGGCCATGCGGATATTTCCACAACCCAGATCTATACCCACATTACGCAGGAACGTCTTAAGCGGATCTATCTCCAGCACCATCCAAGAGCCTGA
- a CDS encoding PilZ domain-containing protein — MEESRIRETRILLAGMISPLQDPLPGLLSRSTFQTERPDTLADSLELARKEHFDLIILGNLRGRDQLEESLNILRCEGSPSRSSSIVAMVPEDQVTFHREFLGKGLNEVISESTSLDKLERIIANLTHIAPRISSRILITLHVQMSYRKGVLFCQTVNLSRSGMLVRTPIYYPVGTRVDFQFRLPDSPIDIAGEAAVARHADSQREGLKGMGMIYEDLDPSTRSHFYQFLDRGYDQGKLARPS, encoded by the coding sequence ATGGAAGAGTCCAGAATCCGAGAGACGAGAATCCTGCTGGCCGGCATGATCAGCCCTCTTCAGGATCCTCTCCCGGGCCTCCTTTCCCGCTCGACATTCCAGACAGAACGGCCGGACACGCTTGCCGACTCGCTGGAACTTGCACGGAAGGAACATTTTGACCTGATCATTCTCGGAAACCTGAGAGGAAGAGATCAGCTTGAGGAGTCTCTCAACATTCTTCGCTGTGAGGGGTCTCCCTCCCGTTCCAGTTCCATCGTGGCCATGGTCCCTGAAGACCAGGTGACATTCCATCGAGAATTTCTCGGGAAAGGGTTGAACGAAGTGATTTCCGAGAGTACCAGCCTTGACAAACTGGAACGGATCATCGCAAACCTTACCCACATTGCACCGCGTATTTCAAGCCGAATTCTTATCACGCTCCATGTTCAGATGAGTTATCGAAAAGGGGTACTCTTCTGCCAGACTGTGAATCTTTCCCGGTCGGGCATGCTTGTCCGGACTCCGATCTATTATCCGGTTGGTACACGGGTCGATTTTCAATTCCGACTACCGGATTCTCCAATTGATATCGCCGGGGAAGCTGCTGTAGCACGCCATGCAGATTCGCAGCGGGAGGGCTTGAAGGGTATGGGTATGATATATGAAGACCTGGATCCGTCCACCCGTTCTCACTTTTACCAGTTCCTTGATCGGGGTTACGACCAGGGGAAGCTGGCACGTCCGTCCTGA